In the genome of Cutibacterium equinum, one region contains:
- a CDS encoding MFS transporter, with the protein MSTRKSGMFISIAVITLELIGGMQVYLNQLILPIHAKDLNSQNLYGVILGVSSVATMAGLPIGAAAINRMRLSKLLVSATLALVLGALTSALAPNIVVFMIGSAIRGLAGSILAMTSVGAVALGLSGRARQLTLAFASASWVIASVVGPAYAAWVTHLLSWRWAMLLYLPLLLVARFVIAFNLESEDSKKDTPISYEALALIVVGVTATILPLKGIAKVILLLIGIALLWRVAILLMPEHTFSRRTPRRAALAGMFFLTGSYFSANELVGLTAHDIYHANAESLGYILTGGGLAWALLGFFAE; encoded by the coding sequence TTGAGTACGCGTAAATCTGGCATGTTTATTTCTATAGCTGTCATCACCCTTGAACTGATTGGCGGCATGCAAGTCTATCTCAACCAGTTGATTTTGCCCATCCATGCAAAGGATTTGAACAGCCAAAACCTCTACGGCGTGATTCTCGGAGTTTCATCTGTTGCGACTATGGCTGGACTGCCAATAGGCGCCGCTGCGATCAACCGGATGCGGTTGTCCAAGCTTTTGGTGAGCGCCACTCTCGCACTGGTCTTGGGGGCGCTGACGAGTGCCCTTGCGCCGAACATTGTCGTTTTCATGATCGGGTCAGCCATACGAGGCTTAGCTGGTTCCATTCTCGCGATGACGTCGGTCGGCGCAGTAGCACTCGGATTATCGGGACGGGCACGACAGCTTACACTGGCGTTCGCTTCGGCCAGCTGGGTAATCGCCTCTGTGGTTGGCCCAGCCTATGCCGCTTGGGTCACACATCTGTTGTCGTGGCGGTGGGCGATGCTGCTCTACCTGCCCTTGCTCTTGGTCGCCAGATTTGTCATCGCTTTTAACCTGGAGTCCGAGGACAGCAAGAAGGACACTCCAATTTCATACGAGGCCCTCGCTCTCATCGTCGTCGGCGTAACCGCCACCATACTACCCCTGAAGGGGATAGCTAAGGTTATTTTACTCCTCATTGGCATTGCACTTTTGTGGCGAGTTGCTATTTTGCTGATGCCTGAGCACACCTTCTCTCGGAGAACGCCGCGAAGAGCCGCCTTGGCTGGCATGTTTTTCTTAACTGGGAGCTATTTCTCCGCTAATGAACTCGTCGGTTTGACAGCACACGACATTTACCACGCCAATGCCGAGTCGCTCGGCTATATCCTTACAGGAGGTGGCCTCGCATGGGCTTTGCTCGGGTTTTTTGCGGAATGA